From Tissierellales bacterium, one genomic window encodes:
- a CDS encoding urocanate hydratase encodes MADNINISKAMTIKLNNELPSMPEFVEGIRRAPKRELNLNQREIEIALKNALRYIPEELHETLAPEFLDELLTGGRIYGYRFRPEGRIKGKSIDEYKGRCIEGKAFQVMIDNNLDFDVALYPYELVTYGETGQVCQNWMQYRLIKKYLEELTEEQTLVIASGHPLGLFKSHPNSPRVIITNALMVGMFDDQENWIKAQAMGVANYGQMTAGGWMYIGPQGIVHGTYNTILNAGRIRLG; translated from the coding sequence ATGGCTGATAATATTAATATTTCAAAAGCTATGACAATTAAGCTTAATAATGAACTACCTTCTATGCCAGAGTTTGTAGAAGGTATAAGAAGGGCACCAAAAAGAGAATTAAACTTGAATCAAAGAGAAATAGAAATAGCTCTTAAGAATGCATTACGTTATATACCTGAAGAATTACATGAAACTCTAGCTCCTGAATTTTTAGATGAGTTATTAACTGGAGGAAGGATTTATGGATATCGATTTAGACCAGAAGGAAGAATAAAAGGAAAATCCATTGATGAATACAAAGGGAGATGTATTGAAGGTAAAGCTTTTCAAGTGATGATTGATAATAATTTAGATTTTGATGTAGCTTTATATCCATATGAACTAGTAACCTATGGTGAAACAGGGCAAGTATGCCAAAACTGGATGCAGTATAGACTTATAAAAAAATACTTAGAAGAATTAACAGAAGAGCAAACATTGGTTATAGCTTCTGGTCATCCTTTAGGACTTTTTAAATCCCATCCAAATAGTCCAAGAGTTATAATAACTAATGCTTTAATGGTAGGAATGTTTGACGATCAAGAAAACTGGATTAAAGCTCAAGCAATGGGAGTGGCAAACTATGGTCAAATGACAGCAGGAGGTTGGATGTATATAGGACCACAAGGAATAGTTCATGGTACCTATAATACTATTTTAAATGCTGGAAGAATTAGGTTGGGA
- the hutH gene encoding histidine ammonia-lyase translates to MNKVIIDGNQLSIEQFINVVRKNYKVELSKRATTKIKSSRGLVDEWVNNEKIVYGITTGFGKFSDVFITKDETETLQKNLIISHACGVGEALDEEVVRGVMLLRANALAKGFSGIRLSTLETLMDMLNKGVHPVIPEKGSLGSSGDLAPLAHMVLVMLGEGEAFYEGKRISGKEAMKLAEISPVVLTSKEGLALINGTQVMTSIGALTIYDSMILGKTADVAAALTIEGLKGIVTAYDEKVHNVRPHRGQIDTAKNLLKLLKDSNMTTTQGEIRVQDAYSLRCIPQVHGASKDAIDYVAEKVNIEINAATDNPLIFKDEEEVISGGNFHGQPMALSFDFLGISLAELANISERRLERLVNPSLSGLPAFLVENGGLNSGFMIVQYAAASLVSENKVLAHPASVDSIPSSANQEDHVSMGTIAARKARNILDNTRKVLAMEILTACQGIDLQGNKGLGKGTKIAYNIVREEIEKIEHDKIMYKEINKCEEILKNNTILESIENDIGKLN, encoded by the coding sequence ATGAATAAAGTTATAATAGATGGAAACCAATTATCTATTGAACAATTTATAAACGTTGTAAGAAAGAATTACAAAGTAGAATTGTCAAAAAGGGCAACAACTAAAATAAAAAGCTCTAGAGGTTTAGTTGATGAATGGGTTAATAATGAAAAGATAGTCTATGGTATTACTACTGGATTTGGTAAATTTAGTGATGTATTTATTACTAAGGATGAGACAGAAACTTTACAAAAGAACCTTATAATAAGTCATGCTTGTGGAGTAGGGGAAGCTCTTGATGAGGAAGTTGTTAGGGGGGTTATGCTTCTTAGGGCTAATGCTTTGGCCAAAGGTTTTTCCGGAATAAGGTTATCCACCCTTGAAACTTTAATGGATATGTTGAACAAAGGTGTACATCCAGTAATACCAGAAAAAGGCTCATTAGGTTCTAGTGGAGATTTAGCTCCATTAGCCCATATGGTACTTGTGATGTTAGGTGAGGGAGAGGCTTTTTATGAAGGAAAAAGAATATCTGGAAAAGAAGCTATGAAACTTGCTGAAATTTCACCAGTAGTTCTTACTTCTAAAGAAGGATTAGCCCTTATTAATGGTACTCAAGTAATGACTTCCATAGGTGCACTTACTATATATGATAGTATGATCCTGGGTAAGACTGCTGATGTAGCTGCTGCTTTAACAATAGAGGGACTAAAAGGTATAGTAACAGCCTATGATGAAAAAGTTCATAACGTAAGGCCGCACAGGGGACAAATAGATACAGCTAAAAACTTATTAAAACTATTAAAAGATAGCAATATGACAACTACCCAAGGAGAAATACGAGTACAAGATGCTTATTCTTTGCGATGTATTCCTCAAGTTCATGGAGCAAGCAAGGATGCAATTGATTATGTAGCCGAAAAGGTAAATATTGAAATTAATGCTGCTACTGATAATCCACTTATTTTTAAAGATGAAGAAGAAGTAATATCTGGTGGTAATTTTCATGGTCAACCAATGGCTTTAAGTTTTGACTTTTTAGGTATAAGTTTAGCAGAACTAGCTAATATATCTGAAAGAAGGCTGGAAAGGTTAGTAAATCCTTCATTGAGTGGCTTACCAGCTTTTCTTGTAGAAAATGGTGGATTAAATTCTGGATTTATGATTGTACAATATGCTGCTGCATCTTTAGTTTCAGAAAATAAAGTTTTAGCCCATCCAGCTAGTGTTGATTCTATACCTTCTTCAGCTAATCAAGAAGATCATGTATCAATGGGTACTATTGCAGCAAGGAAAGCTAGGAATATTCTAGATAATACCCGAAAAGTTTTAGCAATGGAAATATTGACTGCATGTCAAGGAATTGACCTACAAGGCAATAAGGGATTAGGAAAAGGAACAAAAATAGCTTATAATATAGTTAGGGAAGAAATTGAAAAAATAGAACATGATAAAATAATGTATAAAGAAATAAATAAATGTGAAGAAATTCTTAAAAACAATACTATTTTAGAAAGTATTGAAAATGATATAGGTAAATTAAACTAA
- a CDS encoding LacI family DNA-binding transcriptional regulator — translation MPATIKDVAKVAGVSISTVSRVINDSKPVSSEARKKVLDAIEKLGYKPNEVARTLVTKRSYLIGIIVTDIGNPYVAEIVRGIEEVGRMYDYDIILCSSYGDRKSELKFINLLTGKQTEGIILVSEKMNNEAIELLKSYKLPYIYLNRYLNVKELPTVSIDSVEASYEMTKYLLEAGHRDIMYITASIDENSIEKSKIEGYENALKELEIENSIILEAEGFTIEDGYNIGEKVLKQLKEEKMSAIFCGQDEVAIGVMNYLYDQGIKVPKDITVVGYGDIKISSIYRPKLTTVKEPGYDIGAVSIRRIIKKIEGEEIEEPQINLPIRIVKRESCGKNKI, via the coding sequence ATGCCGGCAACAATAAAAGATGTAGCAAAAGTAGCTGGAGTATCTATATCTACAGTATCCAGGGTAATAAATGATTCAAAACCTGTCAGTTCTGAGGCTAGAAAGAAAGTTCTAGATGCAATTGAAAAATTAGGTTATAAACCTAATGAAGTAGCTAGAACATTAGTAACTAAAAGGTCATATTTAATTGGTATCATAGTTACCGACATAGGCAACCCTTATGTAGCTGAGATAGTTCGTGGTATTGAAGAAGTAGGCAGAATGTATGACTATGATATTATATTATGTAGTAGTTATGGAGATAGAAAATCAGAGCTTAAATTTATAAATTTGTTAACGGGAAAACAGACAGAAGGAATAATTTTAGTATCTGAAAAAATGAATAATGAAGCTATTGAACTTTTAAAATCCTATAAACTTCCTTATATATATTTGAATAGATATTTAAATGTTAAAGAATTACCAACAGTGTCTATTGATAGCGTAGAGGCAAGTTATGAAATGACTAAATATTTGTTAGAAGCAGGTCATAGGGATATTATGTATATTACTGCGTCTATAGATGAAAACTCTATTGAGAAATCGAAGATAGAAGGCTATGAAAATGCGCTAAAAGAATTGGAAATAGAAAATAGTATAATCTTAGAGGCCGAAGGATTTACTATTGAAGATGGATATAATATAGGGGAAAAGGTTTTAAAACAACTAAAAGAAGAGAAAATGTCAGCCATATTTTGTGGGCAAGATGAGGTTGCTATAGGAGTAATGAATTATTTATATGATCAAGGTATAAAAGTACCAAAGGATATTACAGTAGTTGGCTATGGTGATATAAAAATTTCTTCTATTTACAGGCCTAAATTAACTACAGTTAAAGAACCGGGATATGATATTGGAGCTGTTTCCATTAGACGGATTATTAAAAAAATAGAGGGAGAAGAAATAGAAGAACCCCAAATAAATTTGCCAATACGGATAGTAAAGAGGGAAAGCTGTGGGAAAAATAAAATCTAA
- a CDS encoding MarR family transcriptional regulator, giving the protein MKNKGTWEDVIKIERYLRKNDYIIRLKGREILKDFNITGSQFTALQILIGNGELTIGELSRKTSLACSTITDLIDRMEKNKLVVRKKDEKDKRVVRIEVLPLGYEIVDKVVQKRREFLGRELEGFEEEEMKFLSESLESLYNAMKKD; this is encoded by the coding sequence TTGAAAAACAAAGGAACATGGGAAGATGTTATAAAGATTGAAAGGTATTTAAGAAAGAACGATTATATAATACGGCTTAAAGGGAGAGAAATTTTAAAGGATTTTAACATTACAGGCTCCCAATTTACAGCTCTTCAAATATTAATAGGAAATGGAGAATTAACAATAGGTGAATTAAGTCGTAAAACGTCTTTAGCTTGTAGTACAATTACTGATTTAATAGATAGAATGGAAAAAAATAAATTAGTCGTAAGAAAAAAAGATGAAAAAGATAAGAGGGTAGTTAGAATTGAAGTTTTACCATTAGGATATGAGATAGTTGATAAAGTAGTGCAAAAAAGAAGGGAATTTTTAGGGAGGGAACTTGAGGGATTTGAGGAAGAAGAAATGAAATTTTTAAGTGAGAGTTTGGAATCCCTATATAATGCTATGAAAAAAGATTGA